The following are encoded in a window of Nakamurella sp. A5-74 genomic DNA:
- the rplA gene encoding 50S ribosomal protein L1, translated as MKHSKAYRAAAEQVDRDHLYTPLEAAGLAKKTSTSSKLDGTVEVAMVLGVDPRKADQMVRGTVNLPHGTGKTARVIVFAVGDKATEAEAAGADVVGSDDLIAKIQGGWLDFDAAIATPDQMAKVGRIARVLGPRGLMPNPKTGTVTADVTKAVSDIKGGKINFRVDKAANLHLVIGKASFDTEKLIENYGAVLDEILRGKPASSKGRYVKKIFFSTTMGPGIPVDPSVTRNLLTATSELAES; from the coding sequence ATGAAGCACAGCAAGGCCTACCGGGCCGCGGCCGAGCAGGTCGACCGCGACCACCTGTACACCCCGCTCGAGGCCGCCGGCCTGGCCAAGAAGACATCGACCAGCAGCAAGCTCGACGGCACCGTCGAGGTGGCCATGGTGCTCGGCGTCGATCCGCGCAAGGCGGACCAGATGGTCCGCGGCACGGTCAACCTGCCGCACGGCACCGGCAAGACCGCCCGCGTCATCGTCTTCGCCGTCGGCGACAAGGCCACCGAGGCCGAGGCGGCCGGCGCTGACGTCGTCGGCAGCGACGACCTGATCGCGAAGATCCAGGGTGGCTGGCTCGACTTCGATGCCGCCATCGCGACCCCTGACCAGATGGCCAAGGTCGGCCGGATCGCGCGCGTTCTGGGGCCGCGCGGCCTGATGCCGAACCCGAAGACCGGAACGGTCACCGCCGATGTCACCAAGGCGGTCAGCGACATCAAGGGCGGAAAGATCAACTTCCGTGTCGACAAGGCAGCGAACCTGCACCTGGTGATCGGCAAGGCGTCCTTCGACACCGAGAAGCTGATCGAGAACTACGGGGCCGTGCTGGACGAGATCCTGCGGGGCAAGCCGGCCTCGTCCAAGGGTCGGTACGTGAAGAAGATCTTCTTCTCCACCACGATGGGTCCCGGCATCCCGGTCGATCCGTCGGTCACCCGCAACCTGCTGACGGCCACCAGCGAGCTCGCTGAGAGCTGA
- the rplL gene encoding 50S ribosomal protein L7/L12 gives MAKLTSEELLEAFKELTLIELSEFVKQFEETFGVTAAAPVAAAGPAGPGAPVEAAEEQDEFDVILEAAGEKKVQVIKAVRELVSGLGLKEAKDLVDGAPKAILEKVTKEAAEAGKQKLVDAGATASVK, from the coding sequence ATGGCGAAGTTGACCAGCGAAGAGTTGCTCGAGGCCTTCAAGGAGCTCACCCTCATCGAGCTCTCGGAGTTCGTGAAGCAGTTCGAGGAGACCTTCGGCGTCACCGCCGCGGCTCCCGTTGCCGCTGCCGGCCCCGCAGGCCCCGGCGCCCCGGTCGAGGCCGCTGAGGAGCAGGACGAGTTCGACGTCATCCTCGAGGCTGCCGGCGAGAAGAAGGTCCAGGTCATCAAGGCCGTCCGCGAGCTCGTTTCGGGCCTCGGCCTGAAGGAAGCCAAGGACCTCGTCGACGGTGCTCCGAAGGCGATCCTGGAGAAGGTCACCAAGGAGGCCGCCGAGGCCGGCAAGCAGAAGCTCGTCGACGCCGGCGCCACCGCTTCGGTCAAGTGA
- a CDS encoding FAD-linked oxidase C-terminal domain-containing protein: MTATMPVPLDSLLAALGPEVVSVHPGTLEAHRHDWTNDPGAGVPIAVVKARTVLDVQQAVRWAAAAGVPIVPRGTGTGLSGGAQAVDGCLVISLAAMTKIEIDPATRTAIVEPGAINADIKRASAAHGLWYPPDPSSFEMCSIGGNLATNAGGLCCVKYGVTSDYVLGMDVVLADGTLIELGGHRIKDTAGFSLTKLFVGSEGLLGITTRAILRLLPAQPPAATFVASFPDVRSAAEAVVAIGGICRPSMLELMDNYSINAVEDLIRMGLDREAGALLIGQSDAPGPARTLEIEQMQQACDRAGAKECVVTDDPEEGQMFLHARRNAFQALEPRGTLLFEDVGVPIPLLPELCTGIEAIAARWETEIAVVAHAGDGNTHPLIVHDGSDPDSVRRARGAFDDVMALALSLGGTITGEHGVGRLKKAALPAQLGPDVMALTRRIKDALDPQGILNPGAML, encoded by the coding sequence ATGACGGCAACGATGCCCGTACCGCTCGACAGCCTGCTGGCGGCCCTGGGCCCGGAGGTGGTGAGCGTCCATCCCGGCACCCTGGAAGCGCACCGCCACGACTGGACCAACGACCCGGGTGCCGGCGTTCCGATCGCGGTCGTGAAGGCCCGGACGGTGCTCGACGTCCAGCAGGCGGTTCGCTGGGCAGCGGCCGCGGGGGTCCCGATCGTGCCGCGCGGGACCGGGACCGGGCTCTCCGGCGGCGCGCAAGCTGTCGACGGCTGCCTGGTGATCTCGCTGGCCGCGATGACGAAGATCGAGATCGACCCGGCCACCCGGACCGCGATCGTCGAACCGGGCGCCATCAACGCCGACATCAAACGTGCGTCCGCCGCGCACGGACTCTGGTACCCGCCGGACCCGTCCAGTTTCGAGATGTGCTCGATCGGCGGCAACCTCGCCACCAACGCCGGCGGGCTGTGCTGCGTCAAGTACGGCGTCACCTCCGACTACGTGCTGGGGATGGATGTCGTACTCGCCGACGGCACGCTCATCGAGCTCGGCGGTCACCGGATCAAGGACACTGCGGGCTTCTCGCTCACCAAGCTGTTCGTCGGCAGCGAGGGGCTGCTCGGCATCACCACCAGGGCGATCCTGCGGCTGCTCCCTGCGCAACCGCCGGCCGCGACCTTCGTGGCGAGCTTCCCGGACGTCCGCAGTGCTGCCGAGGCCGTCGTCGCGATCGGCGGCATCTGTCGCCCGTCGATGCTCGAGCTGATGGACAACTACTCGATCAACGCCGTGGAGGACCTGATCCGGATGGGCCTCGACCGGGAGGCCGGAGCATTGCTGATCGGCCAGTCCGACGCGCCGGGACCGGCTCGCACCCTGGAGATCGAGCAGATGCAGCAGGCCTGCGACCGCGCCGGCGCGAAGGAGTGCGTGGTGACCGACGACCCGGAGGAGGGGCAGATGTTCCTGCATGCCCGTCGCAACGCCTTCCAGGCCCTGGAGCCCCGCGGCACCCTGCTCTTCGAGGACGTCGGGGTGCCGATCCCGCTGCTTCCGGAGCTGTGCACGGGGATCGAGGCGATCGCGGCCAGGTGGGAGACGGAGATCGCGGTGGTCGCCCATGCCGGTGACGGCAACACCCACCCGCTCATCGTGCACGACGGCAGCGATCCGGACTCGGTGCGCAGGGCCCGCGGCGCCTTCGACGACGTGATGGCCCTGGCTCTCTCGCTCGGCGGGACGATCACCGGCGAGCACGGGGTCGGCCGGCTCAAGAAGGCGGCTCTACCGGCGCAGCTCGGACCGGACGTGATGGCGCTGACGCGCAGGATCAAGGACGCCCTCGACCCGCAGGGGATCCTCAACCCGGGCGCGATGCTCTGA
- a CDS encoding DUF1800 family protein, with product MTNSRVRGPQSPTAPDPAPPVARVPVVDTAAARRRSETLRTAVAESAGTSSAASDAVRTALTGRLAAVRPQVVAPYPDGDASFAADEPVLAPGVTAASPEAALATVLRSPARGLQPGLNGTGTTASAVPAKSPEWTRHLLYRTTFGPRPADFALVDRLGFNGWIDHQLNPATPAGADAVKVGQAMPLAWLPITATRAAIDQYSWDAAWQTSAATAGLQLFSNRQLYEIVVDVMSNLLNVTTPGEKAWDSAGDFQTTVIRRHAFGRYSDMLVAAGRHPAMLSYLDNVWSNKESVNENYGRELLELHTVGVGSGYTEADVRHSAYVMSGRSMNFDWGGDPLPGTFRYRPEWHWTGPIKIMSFRHANSTAAGGLEAGDAYLNYLARHLGTAKRVSRALAVRFVTDNPSAAFVERLANVYRTSGTSITAVLRAIFSSTEFWSSRRQKPRRPLEDVIGSARALDLPAGTDLATLRDGLGTLSWWLSQLNHQPLSWQPPNGYPDVTAAWQSASGMISRWNLHRALANGWWQLKPSQALSAKYPTAGRRYAVWLDDIALGVLGRRLTGTHRMALFRYLRTVLELDDTITLSSTMPEWANWLSGTMAAFVLDGPEWMIR from the coding sequence ATGACGAACTCCCGCGTGCGCGGCCCGCAATCGCCGACCGCGCCGGATCCGGCGCCGCCCGTCGCCCGAGTACCGGTCGTCGACACCGCTGCCGCCCGGCGGAGGAGCGAGACGCTCCGCACCGCGGTGGCCGAGTCCGCTGGGACGTCCTCTGCAGCGTCCGACGCCGTGCGGACCGCACTCACCGGACGTCTTGCGGCCGTCCGCCCGCAGGTCGTCGCGCCCTACCCCGATGGCGATGCGAGCTTCGCGGCCGACGAACCGGTGCTCGCGCCCGGCGTGACTGCAGCTTCGCCGGAAGCCGCGCTGGCGACCGTCCTGCGATCGCCGGCCCGGGGTCTTCAGCCTGGTCTGAACGGCACCGGAACCACTGCCTCCGCAGTCCCGGCGAAGAGCCCGGAGTGGACCAGGCACCTGCTGTACCGCACCACGTTCGGACCGCGACCCGCCGATTTCGCGCTGGTCGACAGGCTGGGTTTCAACGGCTGGATCGATCACCAGTTGAACCCGGCGACACCGGCCGGCGCCGATGCGGTGAAGGTCGGCCAGGCGATGCCGTTGGCATGGCTGCCGATCACGGCGACCCGGGCGGCGATCGACCAGTACTCGTGGGATGCCGCCTGGCAGACCAGCGCCGCGACGGCAGGGCTGCAGCTGTTCAGCAACCGCCAGCTCTACGAGATCGTCGTCGACGTCATGTCGAACCTGCTCAACGTCACCACCCCGGGGGAGAAGGCCTGGGACTCCGCGGGCGACTTCCAGACCACGGTGATCCGCCGACATGCGTTCGGCCGGTACAGCGACATGCTGGTCGCCGCCGGGCGACACCCGGCGATGCTCTCCTACCTGGACAACGTCTGGTCGAACAAGGAGAGCGTCAACGAGAACTACGGCCGTGAGCTGCTCGAGCTGCACACGGTGGGTGTCGGCAGCGGCTACACCGAGGCCGACGTCCGACACAGCGCCTACGTGATGTCCGGGCGGAGCATGAACTTCGACTGGGGCGGCGACCCGCTGCCCGGGACGTTCCGGTACCGCCCCGAGTGGCACTGGACCGGTCCGATCAAGATCATGAGCTTCCGGCACGCGAACAGCACCGCGGCCGGTGGCCTGGAGGCGGGGGATGCCTACCTGAACTACCTGGCCCGGCACCTGGGCACCGCGAAGCGGGTGTCCAGGGCGCTGGCTGTCCGGTTCGTCACCGACAACCCGTCCGCCGCCTTCGTCGAACGACTGGCGAACGTCTACCGCACCTCCGGCACCAGCATCACTGCGGTGCTGCGGGCGATCTTCTCCTCGACCGAGTTCTGGAGCTCGCGGCGGCAGAAGCCCCGCCGCCCGCTGGAGGACGTCATCGGCTCGGCACGCGCGCTGGACCTGCCGGCCGGTACCGACCTCGCCACCCTGCGGGACGGGCTGGGGACCCTCAGTTGGTGGTTGAGCCAGCTCAACCATCAGCCGCTGTCCTGGCAGCCACCGAACGGCTACCCCGACGTGACCGCGGCCTGGCAGTCCGCCAGCGGCATGATCTCGCGGTGGAACCTGCACCGGGCGTTGGCCAACGGCTGGTGGCAACTGAAGCCCAGCCAGGCGCTGTCCGCGAAGTACCCGACCGCCGGTCGTCGCTACGCGGTCTGGTTGGACGACATCGCGCTCGGTGTCCTGGGACGGCGGCTCACCGGCACCCACCGGATGGCGTTGTTCCGGTACCTGCGAACCGTCCTCGAACTGGACGACACCATCACCCTCAGCTCGACGATGCCGGAGTGGGCCAACTGGCTCTCCGGGACGATGGCCGCCTTCGTCCTCGACGGACCCGAATGGATGATCCGATGA
- a CDS encoding DUF3054 domain-containing protein gives MRPAVVVVVDLVCLLVFAAVGRGSHEEGWSFLGVFAVAWPFVLAAAVGWILARIWRAPAVFPSGWLIWACAWIGGQAVRVSLTSHQLAWSFVLVSGIALAVLLLGWRSLVTLGVRRWSSAHGGARTSTR, from the coding sequence GTGCGCCCTGCCGTGGTGGTTGTCGTCGACCTGGTCTGCCTGCTGGTGTTCGCTGCCGTCGGGCGGGGGAGTCATGAGGAGGGCTGGTCGTTCCTCGGGGTGTTCGCGGTCGCCTGGCCCTTCGTGCTGGCGGCAGCGGTGGGTTGGATCCTGGCCAGGATCTGGCGGGCACCTGCCGTGTTCCCGTCCGGTTGGTTGATCTGGGCCTGCGCCTGGATCGGCGGCCAGGCGGTCAGGGTCTCACTCACCAGCCATCAGCTCGCCTGGTCGTTCGTGCTGGTCAGCGGCATCGCGCTGGCGGTGCTGTTGCTCGGGTGGCGATCGTTGGTGACACTCGGGGTCAGGAGATGGTCGTCCGCACACGGCGGCGCCAGAACGTCCACGCGGTGA
- a CDS encoding DUF1501 domain-containing protein produces MTDPIAPAAPDGVLASLHPDCPDWRRLGPTPRDAAVRALGAAVEIDAQNRDQQWSKGFTRRRLIQGGAAVGVASIASQLVTSRVSFAANAAAIPGTLIVVFLRGGMDGLSVLQPASAATGLNVLAGKRSRLLSPTSKLLTLTGGLAGFGLHPSLAALKPLIAAGRFAAIPAVSTPDVSRSHFQAQDCLERGGSGETGTGTGWLDRVLQQSGAGTTFRAVASSSRLPRSLVGSNNAVVVPDLSEMSLDTDQPAATIAALRSLYTGVGGPTGLQASIALGASVTASALAAREKADIEANRRPVYPANSFAGDLRTLATMISANIGVRVGSIDVGGWDMHTDLIGDMPTLLKSVADGLSVFFRDLGAKADTTTVVVMSEFGRRMEQNDNAGADHGHGGVALVMGGGVRGGVRGRWAGLGPSVLDHGDVPGTNDYRTVLGEVVGKRLGLTASQVGQVFPGFPIGGLRLGVMR; encoded by the coding sequence ATGACCGATCCGATCGCACCGGCGGCGCCGGACGGCGTGCTGGCCAGCCTGCATCCCGACTGCCCGGACTGGCGACGGCTGGGGCCGACCCCGCGGGATGCGGCCGTGCGGGCGCTCGGCGCCGCGGTCGAGATCGACGCCCAGAACCGAGATCAACAGTGGTCCAAGGGTTTCACCCGGCGTCGGTTGATCCAGGGCGGAGCGGCGGTCGGCGTCGCGTCGATCGCTTCCCAGCTCGTCACCTCCAGGGTCTCGTTCGCGGCGAACGCGGCGGCCATCCCCGGCACGCTGATCGTGGTGTTCCTGCGCGGCGGCATGGATGGACTGTCCGTGCTGCAGCCGGCCTCGGCCGCGACCGGCCTGAACGTGTTGGCGGGCAAGCGCAGTCGGCTGCTGTCCCCTACCTCGAAGCTGCTGACGCTGACCGGCGGGCTGGCCGGATTCGGCCTGCATCCGTCGCTGGCCGCGCTGAAGCCGCTGATCGCGGCCGGCCGGTTCGCCGCGATCCCCGCCGTCTCGACACCGGACGTCTCCCGCAGTCACTTCCAGGCCCAGGACTGCCTCGAGCGCGGCGGCAGCGGCGAGACCGGTACCGGCACCGGCTGGCTGGACAGGGTGCTGCAGCAGTCCGGAGCGGGGACGACGTTCCGTGCGGTCGCGAGCTCGTCGCGACTTCCGCGATCGCTGGTCGGCTCGAACAACGCTGTGGTGGTGCCCGACCTGTCGGAGATGTCGCTGGACACCGACCAGCCGGCAGCCACGATCGCGGCGCTGCGGTCGCTCTACACCGGGGTGGGCGGCCCCACCGGGCTGCAGGCATCCATCGCCCTGGGTGCCTCCGTCACGGCGAGCGCGCTGGCCGCCAGGGAGAAGGCCGACATCGAGGCGAATCGCCGGCCGGTCTATCCGGCGAACTCCTTTGCAGGTGACCTGCGGACGCTGGCCACCATGATCAGCGCGAACATCGGTGTCCGGGTCGGATCCATCGACGTCGGTGGGTGGGACATGCACACCGACCTGATCGGGGACATGCCCACGTTGCTGAAGTCCGTCGCCGACGGCCTCTCGGTGTTCTTCCGCGACCTGGGAGCCAAGGCCGACACCACCACGGTCGTCGTGATGAGCGAGTTCGGTCGACGGATGGAGCAGAACGACAATGCGGGCGCCGACCACGGTCACGGCGGCGTGGCGCTGGTGATGGGTGGCGGTGTCCGGGGAGGCGTCCGAGGTCGCTGGGCAGGGCTGGGTCCGTCGGTGCTCGACCACGGCGACGTACCCGGCACCAACGACTACCGCACGGTGCTGGGTGAGGTCGTGGGCAAGCGGCTGGGGCTGACGGCCTCGCAGGTCGGGCAGGTGTTCCCGGGCTTCCCGATCGGCGGCCTGCGGCTGGGCGTCATGCGCTGA
- a CDS encoding VOC family protein: MLENCRAFSGFSTDDIPAARAFYAETLGLSVTEANGMLTLHTAGGRDTLIYPKQGHVPATFTVLNFVVDDVEAAVDELTDRGVSFEKYDFVDEKGVNRQGGPLIAWFTDPGGNILSVIAHD, from the coding sequence ATGCTCGAGAACTGCAGGGCCTTCAGCGGGTTCTCCACCGACGACATCCCCGCCGCTCGTGCGTTCTACGCGGAGACGCTGGGGCTCTCGGTGACCGAGGCGAACGGGATGCTGACGCTGCACACGGCCGGCGGCCGCGACACCCTGATCTACCCGAAGCAGGGCCATGTCCCGGCCACCTTCACGGTCCTCAACTTCGTCGTCGACGATGTGGAGGCCGCCGTGGATGAGCTCACCGATCGGGGAGTGTCGTTCGAGAAGTACGACTTCGTGGACGAGAAGGGAGTCAACCGGCAGGGAGGTCCACTGATCGCCTGGTTCACCGATCCCGGTGGCAACATCCTCTCGGTGATCGCCCACGACTGA
- a CDS encoding DNA-directed RNA polymerase subunit beta — MAVSTSAQTPRQNPGGSAQRVSFAKLREPLEVPNLLALQTESFDWLVGAQAWRDRQTEPTPSGLDEILTEISPIEDFSGNLSLTFSDPWFDEVKASEDDCREKDTTYGAPLFVTAEFMNAETGEIKSQTVFMGDFPIMTKKGTFIINGTERVVVSQLVRSPGVYFDKNLDKTAGKDVFSVKVIPSRGAWLEFDIDKRDTIGVRIDRKRRQPVTVLLKALGWDESQIREKFAWSEVLLSTLEKDHIPGQDEALLDIYRKLRPGEPPTRESAENLLQNLFFRDKRYDLAKVGRYKLNKKLGLAEPTSVGVLTEADLVSVIEYLLRLHDGQETWDVRGQSLPVETDDIDHFGNRRLRTVGELIQNQVRVGLSRMERVVRERMTTQDVEAITPQTLINIRPVVASIREFFGTSQLSQFMDQVNPLAGLTHKRRMSALGPGGLSRDRASLEVRDVHPSHYGRMCPIETPEGPNIGLIGSLATFARVNPFGFIETPYRKVTDGIASEEIVYLTADEEDRFIIAQASAKLDDNGKLTEERVFVRRKSQRASGEVDQVDPSEVQYMDVSPRQTVSVATAMIPFLEHDEANRALMGANMQRQSVPLLRSESPLVGTGMEYRAAVDAGDVVLADEAGVVEEATADYVSIMTDGGQHKTFRLRKFRRSNQGTSFNQRPIVVEGQRVEANQVIADGPCTQDGEMALGKNLLVAFMPWEGHNYEDAIILSQRIVQDDVLTSIHIEEHEIDARDTKLGPEEITRDIPNVSDEVLADLDERGIIRIGAEVQDGDILVGKVTPKGETELTPEERLLRAIFGEKAREVRDTSLKVPHGETGKVIGVQVFTRDDDDAELSAGVNELVRVYVAQKRKIQDGDKLAGRHGNKGVIGKILPVEDMPFLADGTPVDIILNPHGVPRRMNIGQILETHLGWVAARGWKIEGEPEWAERIEAREAGPFTRTASPVFDGATEDEITGLLDSTIPTRDGDRLVGVDGKAPLYDGRSGEPFPYPVAVGYMYILKLSHLVDDKIHARSTGPYSMITQQPLGGKAQFGGQRFGEMECWAMQAYGAAYTLQELLTIKSDDIVGRVKVYEAIVKGDNIPEPGIPESFKVLLKELQALCLNVEVLASDGAKIEMRDSDDDDLERAAANLGINLSRNESASVDDLVN; from the coding sequence TTGGCAGTCAGCACGTCAGCCCAGACCCCCCGTCAGAACCCCGGGGGATCCGCCCAGCGGGTCTCCTTCGCCAAGCTTCGGGAGCCGTTGGAGGTCCCGAACCTTCTGGCATTGCAGACAGAGTCCTTCGACTGGTTGGTCGGAGCACAGGCCTGGCGTGATCGCCAGACCGAGCCCACCCCGTCCGGTCTCGACGAGATCCTCACCGAGATCTCGCCGATCGAGGACTTCTCCGGCAACCTCTCCCTCACCTTCTCGGACCCGTGGTTCGACGAGGTCAAGGCGAGCGAGGACGACTGCCGCGAGAAGGACACCACCTACGGGGCCCCGCTGTTCGTCACCGCGGAGTTCATGAACGCCGAGACCGGCGAGATCAAGTCGCAGACGGTCTTCATGGGCGACTTCCCGATCATGACGAAGAAGGGCACCTTCATCATCAACGGCACCGAGCGTGTCGTGGTGTCGCAGCTGGTGCGTTCCCCTGGCGTCTACTTCGACAAGAACCTGGACAAGACCGCCGGCAAGGACGTCTTCTCCGTCAAGGTCATCCCGTCGCGTGGAGCGTGGCTCGAGTTCGACATCGACAAGCGCGACACCATCGGTGTGCGCATCGACCGCAAGCGTCGTCAGCCGGTCACCGTACTGCTGAAGGCGCTGGGCTGGGACGAGTCGCAGATCCGCGAGAAGTTCGCCTGGTCCGAGGTGCTGCTCTCCACCCTGGAGAAGGATCACATCCCGGGGCAGGACGAGGCGCTGCTGGACATCTACCGCAAGCTGCGCCCGGGCGAGCCGCCGACCCGCGAGTCGGCAGAGAACCTGCTGCAGAACCTCTTCTTCCGCGACAAGCGCTACGACCTCGCGAAGGTCGGCCGCTACAAGCTGAACAAGAAGCTGGGCCTGGCGGAGCCGACGAGCGTCGGCGTGCTCACCGAGGCCGACCTGGTCAGCGTCATCGAGTACCTGTTGCGTCTGCACGACGGCCAGGAGACCTGGGACGTCCGTGGTCAGAGCCTGCCGGTCGAGACCGACGACATCGACCACTTCGGAAACCGTCGCCTGCGCACCGTCGGCGAGCTCATCCAGAACCAGGTCCGTGTCGGCCTGTCCAGGATGGAGCGGGTGGTCCGCGAGCGGATGACGACCCAGGACGTCGAGGCCATCACGCCGCAGACCCTGATCAACATCCGTCCGGTGGTCGCCTCGATCCGCGAGTTCTTCGGCACCAGCCAGCTCTCGCAGTTCATGGACCAGGTCAACCCGCTGGCCGGGCTGACCCACAAACGTCGTATGTCGGCGCTCGGGCCGGGCGGTCTGTCCCGTGATCGTGCTTCGCTCGAGGTCCGCGACGTGCACCCCAGCCACTACGGCCGGATGTGCCCGATCGAGACCCCTGAGGGCCCGAACATCGGCCTGATCGGTTCGCTCGCGACGTTCGCGCGGGTCAACCCGTTCGGCTTCATCGAGACCCCGTACCGCAAGGTCACCGACGGCATCGCGTCCGAGGAGATCGTCTACCTCACCGCCGACGAGGAGGACCGCTTCATCATCGCGCAGGCGTCCGCCAAGCTCGACGACAACGGCAAGTTGACCGAGGAGCGGGTGTTCGTGCGGCGCAAGTCGCAGCGCGCCTCCGGTGAGGTCGACCAGGTCGATCCGTCCGAGGTCCAGTACATGGACGTCTCGCCGCGTCAGACGGTGTCGGTCGCGACCGCGATGATCCCGTTCCTGGAGCACGACGAGGCCAACCGTGCGCTGATGGGCGCCAACATGCAGCGTCAGTCCGTGCCCCTGCTGCGCAGCGAATCGCCGCTGGTCGGCACCGGCATGGAGTACCGCGCCGCTGTCGACGCCGGCGACGTGGTGCTCGCGGACGAGGCGGGTGTCGTCGAGGAGGCGACCGCCGACTACGTCTCGATCATGACCGACGGTGGTCAGCACAAGACCTTCCGTCTGCGGAAGTTCCGTCGCTCGAACCAGGGCACCAGCTTCAACCAGCGCCCGATCGTCGTCGAGGGTCAGCGGGTGGAGGCCAACCAGGTCATTGCCGACGGTCCCTGCACGCAGGACGGCGAGATGGCGCTCGGCAAGAACCTGTTGGTCGCGTTCATGCCGTGGGAGGGCCACAACTACGAGGACGCCATCATCCTGTCCCAGCGCATCGTCCAGGACGACGTGCTGACCTCGATCCACATCGAGGAGCACGAGATCGATGCGCGCGACACGAAGCTGGGGCCGGAGGAGATCACCCGGGACATCCCGAACGTCTCCGACGAGGTGCTGGCCGATCTCGACGAGCGCGGCATCATCCGCATCGGCGCCGAGGTCCAGGACGGCGACATCCTGGTCGGCAAGGTCACGCCCAAGGGCGAGACCGAGCTGACCCCGGAGGAACGGCTGCTGCGGGCGATCTTCGGTGAGAAGGCGCGCGAGGTCCGCGACACGTCGCTCAAGGTGCCCCACGGCGAGACCGGCAAGGTCATCGGTGTCCAAGTGTTCACCAGGGACGACGACGACGCCGAGCTGTCCGCGGGCGTCAACGAGCTGGTCCGCGTCTACGTGGCCCAGAAGCGGAAGATCCAGGACGGCGACAAGCTCGCCGGCCGGCACGGGAACAAGGGCGTCATCGGCAAGATCCTGCCGGTCGAGGACATGCCGTTCCTCGCCGACGGAACCCCGGTCGACATCATCCTGAACCCGCACGGTGTGCCGCGACGGATGAACATCGGACAGATCCTGGAGACCCACCTCGGGTGGGTCGCGGCCAGGGGCTGGAAGATCGAGGGCGAGCCCGAGTGGGCCGAGCGGATCGAGGCCCGCGAAGCGGGTCCGTTCACCCGGACCGCGTCGCCGGTCTTCGACGGTGCCACCGAGGACGAGATCACCGGTCTGCTCGACTCGACCATCCCGACCCGGGACGGCGATCGTCTCGTGGGCGTTGACGGCAAGGCGCCGTTGTACGACGGTCGCTCCGGTGAGCCTTTCCCGTACCCGGTGGCCGTCGGCTACATGTACATCCTGAAGCTGTCGCACCTGGTGGACGACAAGATCCACGCACGCTCCACCGGCCCGTACTCGATGATCACCCAGCAACCGCTGGGCGGTAAGGCGCAGTTCGGTGGTCAGCGGTTCGGCGAGATGGAGTGTTGGGCGATGCAGGCGTACGGCGCTGCCTACACCCTGCAGGAGCTGCTCACCATCAAGTCGGACGACATCGTCGGCCGGGTGAAGGTGTACGAGGCCATCGTCAAGGGCGACAACATCCCCGAGCCGGGCATCCCGGAATCGTTCAAGGTGCTCCTCAAGGAGCTCCAGGCCCTGTGCCTGAACGTCGAGGTGCTCGCCAGCGACGGAGCCAAGATCGAGATGCGTGACTCCGACGACGACGATCTCGAGCGCGCCGCCGCGAACCTGGGCATCAACCTCTCGCGCAACGAGTCGGCCTCGGTCGACGACCTGGTGAACTGA
- the rplJ gene encoding 50S ribosomal protein L10 — MATTAKVNTVAEITEKFRNSTATVVTEYRGLKMAEMTKLRRDLGADVTYTVAKNTLVRRAAAEAGVEGLEELFIGPTAIAFINGEPVDAAKALRDFAKTNNLLVIKGGLMDGKVLNTSDVTKLADLESRDVLLAKLAGAMKATLTKAAVMFNQLPSQVARLAAALQEKKAAEGGAEAAADAPAEASADVTADAPVEASADAGEQTETPVEA, encoded by the coding sequence ATGGCAACTACCGCCAAGGTCAACACCGTCGCCGAGATCACGGAGAAGTTCCGCAACTCGACGGCCACGGTCGTCACCGAGTACCGCGGTCTCAAGATGGCCGAGATGACGAAGCTCCGACGCGATCTGGGCGCGGATGTCACGTACACCGTCGCCAAGAACACCCTGGTCCGCCGGGCAGCCGCCGAAGCCGGCGTCGAAGGTCTGGAAGAGCTGTTCATCGGACCGACTGCGATTGCGTTCATCAACGGTGAACCGGTCGACGCCGCCAAGGCACTGCGGGACTTCGCGAAGACGAACAACCTGCTGGTGATCAAGGGTGGGTTGATGGACGGAAAGGTCCTCAACACCTCCGACGTCACCAAGCTGGCTGATCTCGAGTCCCGCGACGTCCTGCTGGCCAAGCTGGCCGGCGCGATGAAGGCGACGCTGACGAAGGCCGCCGTCATGTTCAACCAGCTTCCCTCGCAGGTTGCGCGGCTTGCCGCCGCCCTGCAGGAGAAGAAGGCCGCCGAAGGCGGTGCCGAGGCAGCTGCCGACGCTCCCGCCGAGGCATCCGCCGATGTCACTGCCGATGCGCCCGTCGAGGCATCAGCGGACGCCGGCGAGCAGACCGAGACTCCTGTCGAGGCCTGA